The Daucus carota subsp. sativus chromosome 7, DH1 v3.0, whole genome shotgun sequence genome window below encodes:
- the LOC135147951 gene encoding uncharacterized protein LOC135147951 gives MGKSRVKGKKQTLIAAREDQGSGEEEKITVKKRGRPLKMVKNDILQKEAEDFDQVENTDVILSDEHINASSVIESGRKRRRTSDINESGAHLKNKTNDSVKPVGFRHNGSRRKNKPHGAA, from the coding sequence ATGGGCAAAAGCAGAGTGAAGGGGAAGAAACAGACTTTGATAGCAGCTCGTGAAGATCAAGGTAGCGGCGAGGAAGAAAAGATTACAGTTAAGAAAAGAGGAAGGCCACTAAAGATGGTGAAGAATGACATTCTGCAAAAAGAAGCTGAGGACTTTGATCAAGTAGAGAATACTGATGTTATCTTGTCGGACGAACATATAAATGCATCTTCTGTTATTGAGAGTGGCAGAAAGAGGCGAAGGACTTCAGACATTAATGAAAGTGGTGCtcatcttaaaaataaaactaatgaTTCTGTGAAGCCGGTTGGATTCAGGCATAATGGGAGCAGGAGGAAAAATAAACCACATGGGGCTGCTTAA